The Bradyrhizobium diazoefficiens genome contains the following window.
TAGCGAAGACGATGCTCGCCGGACACTACAACACGATCGAGGTTGCAGATCAGGTCAATGCCATGCTCGACCGCTTTCTAACCGTCGGGCTCCGCCGGTGCAGAGGCTGACGCGGACCCCTTGAGCAGATCCGGACATGTGAACCGGTTTTCCCTGCCCACGGAATGATGATCCGTTCCGGGTAGATGCGGTGCCCGAGACGCGCAAAGTTGGCGTCGTACAAGTTGAAGCGGCCATCGAAGTTGATGTGAAGTCGCAGCCCCTGAGATCGAAAACTCACCGTCGCCCCTCAAGACGCGGCAGACGGAATCCGAAATGATGTGTTCGGCGGAGATGGGTGCAACGCTGGATCCAGCTCCTGGATGTAGCATTTTTCGACACGTCCCGTGGCAGGCAGCGCTTTAAGTCCAAGGACAGCGTGCGGCTTGTGCCAGCCCTGGCCGGTGAAGCAACAGAGACGCGCGGTCTTCTGCGAGCCGCATGGACACGGGCCGTTTAAGACGGCTTCCCTTCTCCGCTTCGCTTCACCCATGGCTGCGCATTGGAGATCGAAGTGTGATTGGCGTGGTCGACGAGCCAGGTTTGATTATGAGTTTTCTGCTAGTCAGACTTACCGAATTTGCAAATCTATGAACTTTCCAGTGTTTAAAGTTCTGCTGTATCGCTAAGCATGACTAAGTCTTCTGGCGGAAAGCTAAACTTTCTTGAACATACCCTCCCGGAAGGTCTCTTGGTCGATGCCGAGTGGATGACGAAGCATGGCTATTCGACAGGTCTGCGCAGCCAATATGTCTCGGCTGGCTGGTTCAGCTGTCGCGTGGGACTTTCAACCGTCCGCTTGGCACCCTGACATGGCAGAAGGCCGTCATATCGCTTCAGACCCCGCTTGCGCGCCCCCTGATCGTCAGAGGGCGAACCGCGCTCGAACTGCAAGGTTTTTCGCACTACTTCCGGGCTGAAGGGCCGACAGTCGTTTATCTGTACGGTCCCGATGCTCCGCCTGGATGGCTCTTCAAGCTTCCGCTCAATGAGCGCTTCACATTCCGCGAGAGCACAACGCCTTCCAAGCCGATCCGGTGACGAAGGGGCTCAAGAACTGCACCTGGAATGTCCAGAGCAATACGGGCACCGCCGCCGATGAATTCCAGGCGGCCCATTCAAGCAGATATGGGGCGAGAGCGAATGGCCGCTGACCGTGTCATCGCCCGAGCATGCGTTGCTTGAACTGCTCAAAGAGTTGCCGAATAGCGAGAGCTTCCACCAGGCCGACATGCGCAACCTCAGTCCCCGCAAGCTGCAAAAGCTACTGGACGATTGCAGAAGCGTGAAAGTCAAAAAGGCTGTTCTTTTGGTTTGACGATATCACAACAGGATACTAGCTGCTTGATTCCGCTGGGACGCTGGAGGGCGGCAGCGTGAACAAGCGTAGATTTTTCTACGCCCCTTCCATGGCGAGCCGCAGCGCCTTCGGGATGCGTTGCGCCTTTCCGCCTGAGATAAAGGCAACGCGCACGCGGGCTGTGACTAAGAGATCGTCTGCACGCCTGCATTCTTGCAGCAGGGTAATCGACGCGCCCCTCACGTCTTCTGGAACCGTGACAACCTCAAGCAGGTCATCCAAGATTGCCGGCTTTAGAAAGTCGATACTCATTGAACGGACAACGAAGGCAAAGCCCGGCGCATCTCTCCGCGCTTCTTTCAGGAGCTCCTGCTGATTCATTCCGAGCAAACGCAAGTAATTTGTTCTGCCGCGTTCCATGAAGCGCAAAAAATTGGCGTGATAAACAATCTGGCCGGAGTCAGTGTCTTCGAAAAAAACGCGGACGCGCATTTGATGCCGACCGTCGCGAATTTCGCCATCAAGAGAGCCTGTCACAGGAAGATTCCTCCTATCGCACTTCGGGAACTCCTCGACTCGCACAGAGGCAGTTGCTGAGCAAGCGCCAATCGCTTCAGCTTGAACCTTGCCTGGGATGCACATGGAATTTTGGTGAGGGGCTCCCAACGCCAAAGTTTCCGCTGCCGCTCGGCACGCGTCGAAGCCCTCGCAGACGTTCGTTCCATGGCGCAGAGGGACGCTGACGTGTGTGGCTGATGATCGTGAAAGCACAGAGCAGAACGAAAAACGTGGCTGGGATACAATAGGTCGGCCGGCTCCCAGATAGAGAGAGTCAGGGGCGGGAACGGGCCGTGTTGTCGGCGAACAAGGCGATGACGGAGCATCTTGCAATGACCGGCAACCCAGGTTCAATGATCGGCCCATCCGTACGAGTTTGCCTGCCAGGGCTTCAGACCGCCGAGCTTTGGCCACGAGAAGCGCGCCAATCGCGCACAGACCCCACCTCGAACGTCCAGTCGGCAAATCACACCTCACATCGTCTCGGCCGTCAGCTTGAGGGGATGTCCGCGCTCGGATACGAGCTCTTCCGAAAGCATGAGCGATCAAATGCGCGCGCATCTACCGCGTGCAGCGATACCATGCTGCCTTATCTCCGCCTGGTCCTCCTGCGCTAGCTACCCTGTTCCGCGCGTCAGGCACATGGCGACGGCCTTCGCCTCAACCTCAGCGATGCGCCGTGACCAGCCCCGACCGAAATGTGCTCGCGATAAAAGGAATTGCACAAAGCCTCGATGTTTCGCGCAAAATGCTTTGGATCGTCGCTTTGCTGTTGGCGGCAAGCGCCTTCGCAATCGTCTCATTCCGACGATTCCATCCTGTTAGCCTCGACCGCCCCTTGCAACCACCGAACGCCTCGCCGAGGTCCGGACATCACGCTAGCGTCAAATCGCAAGATCGACGCCGTAAGGCAGACTATCACCGCGCACTTTCTCCAATGTCTCTTTCATAAGTCGACTTTGCGTCTTCAAGCGTCAGGTTCTTGATTTTGAGAGCCGGATACACATGAGCTGCGATCCCGTATTTGGTTCCTTTGAGAGCTCCGATGCCGAGTTGGCCGCCGGTCCAATTGCCCGGATCATTTCGAGTGTTCGAGTATCCACCTTCGTATTTGAGTGCCACAGCCAGGCACGCTGAAAGATTTTCGACTTCCATGGTAGTTCCGCGAACTGAGAGCTTACCTTGGAGACTCTCGCCGCGCATACACGCCCTACTTCATCATCGATTCGACCTCGGCACGAAAGGCCTGGCGCGAGGCGTCGCGTGAATAGAACATGTGGCCGCCCGGATAAACCGCGAGTTTGACCCGCGGCGCCGACGCAAAGGGCGGCAACTGATCGAGCGCCAGCTTCGAGCCGAAATAGGGCGTAACAATATCGAACAGGCCGTGCCCGACCATGACGTTCATCTTCGCGTCCGTGGCAAGGATCTCGCGCAGCTCTGAAAGCGACTCCGGTAGGCTCTGGTGTCCGAAATTCCAGGCCCGTGTGACCGCGCGGTTGAGCAGTTTATACGAGCCGTCCGGCCGCCAGTTGAGCTTGCGCGTCAGGACATCGACGGCGGCACTGCTCAACGGCGCCGCTAGCGCATCGCCCGAGGGATCGCCGAAGCGGTAGCTATCCGAGTCCGGATAGGGATCGAGGCCGCGCACCGAGGCGTCGTAACCGCCGGTCACCTTGCCGCTCTTGCGGTCGAACTCGCGGCGGAATTCGCCGCGGTCAAAGCGCCCGGCGAGCCGTCGGCTTACGGCCTTGTCAATGCCGGTCAAAGCGGCGACCTTGTCGGCGAGACGGTTGGTGGCCTCCTCGTCTGCTTCGCCCTTGATGAGGTCGGCCAAAAATTCGCCACGCGCGTAAGCTTCGACATCGGCGAGATCGGCGCGTTTGACCGTCCCCCTGTCCTCGCCCTTGGCTTCGCGGGCCACCGCGACATAGCTTGGCAGCGTTGCGACAAATCCCAGAAGGCTCGTGCTTGTGAACTCTCGGTAGTTGAACAACGGCGACAGCAGGATCAGGCCCTTCACGCCGACGCCCTGCTCCATCTGCAGATTGCGCACAACCTTCGGTCCGCGAATGCCGCCATAGCTTTCGCCCGCGACATATTTCGGCGAGGAGAGCCGCTCGTGCTTCTCGAGCCAGCGGCGGATCACAAGCGCGATTGAACTGGCGTCACCATCGACCGAATAGAATTGCCCGGGCACATTTTCGCCCGTCGCCACGAACCGGCTATAGCCAGTACCGACGGGATCGATGAACACGAGGTCAGTGAAATCGAGCCACGTCTCGGCGTTGGGCCTGACCTCGGGCGAGGCCGACGCGGTGACAGTTTCCGCATCGATCGGCAGCCGCCATGGCCCGGCACTGCCGAACTGCAGCCAAGCAGAGGATGATCCCGGGCCGCCGTTGAAGAGGAACGTCACCGGACGCGTGAGGCGATCTGTGCCGTCGAGCTGATAGGAGGTGTAGGCGATGTCGGCCTGCGGCTCGCCCTTGTGGTCGAACACGGGAATCGAGCCCGCAGTCGCGATGAAACGAAGCGTCCGCCCGGGCAGCTCCAGCGTCTGTTTGATGGTGGAATCCGGCGGCAGACGATGCTGCTCGGCCCCCGACGGGGAAGTCGGCGCGCTGGCGTTGCGCGCGCCGGGCCCTCCCTTCTGGCCGACCGGCGTCTGGGCGTCGGGACGCGGCGGCGGATCGTCGGCGCCGGCGCTCCCCGTTACGCTGCACGCAAGTAGGGCCAGCGCGAGAGGGATTTGGCGTAGCGCGGTTAAATCGAACAGCATAGAGTTTTCTCCTCGGTCCGGCCGCACCTTTCTGTCAGCGGCCGATTGCGACAGTTTAAGGTTGCGGGACAGCCTGGCTGTTCTGCCTTATGTTGCACTAGGCGTATCTGCCAAACGGCTCTCTTCAGTTAGCTAAGACTCGGGAACAACAAACCTACTAAGTCTAGTAGTTGCCTCTATTCCTGAGGGCACGGGCCGCCTGCGCGATGGCACAAAGCCTAGCCGCCCCCAACATTTGCGTGGGCACCTACAAACCAGCGCTGCTCAACGCCGGAGAGCGGGCGCGGTTGGGCGATGCTGTTCGGATGTTTCGGGTGACGAACGTCCCACAGCGTCGGAGCGAAGTCGTTGCGGTGCTCATCGATGGCAAGCGCCTGATACTTGATTTCGTCGGCAATACACAACGCGAGATCATGATCCCGACCGGCAGAGGCTCGCGAGGTTTGACCCTGCAAAGCTAAGCGCGGACTGCGTGCAAATTCCTAGTTTGCTTGAAACTTTAGAGGATTGCCGGAATGCCGGCCAACCTGTAAACGATCATGGCGCACAACGCGGCCGCGTTTCAGCGTCGGGGCCTGTAGCTCAATGGTTAGAGCCGGCCGCTCATAACGGTCTGGTTCCTGGTTCGAATCCAGGCGGGCCCACCAGCTTCTGTTATGCATGCAGCAGCCTCCTGACGTCCACTTAAGAACGACTCGCTTGAGCTATAAGAGCGACTCTATTCCGGGGTTTTAGAACGACTCGATTTTGTAAGTCGATGCCCAGTCATCGGAAATCAGCGGCCAGCTCGGAAGCCAAACATTAACGCCGCGAAGATTTCGCCTGCGGTGATCGCAATCGATTATTGATCGTTCTCTGGCGCCAGCAGCCGCTGGACTGCCAGCAATGCCGGTGGTCCATCGCGATGCTGGTGCTGGGTGCTGGTGCTGGGTGCTGGTGCTGAGGATGATGATGACGGTGATGATGCCGCCATGATGATGGTCGGCACGCCGATGAGCAGCAGCATCATGCCGATCATCGGCATGGTGCCGCAATGGTCGGCACCGGATATGCCGGCCTTGGTCGTTCGAGACCTACTGTTAGGCTCGGGCCGCGGTGTCTTTCTTAACGAAAAGCGGCTCCGCGCTGTCTACCACTTCTTTCGGAAGCATCCTCAGCTGTTCTGCGTCGAATGGCAGATGAGTGAGATAGTTCGCGACCAGAGCCCCGACAGCTTCCGCCTGCGCTGCGTCTCGTTGTCGCTTAAGCGGCTCCCTGTCCGCACGCCGGGACAGCCAAAGCTTATGCGCAGCCCAAACCCGCGGGTCTGGAGCGACGATGCGCACAGGTTCGCCCTTTTCGTCGATCGCGACCGCCTCGAAGGCGGGAGCATTCTGCAGCCAATCGAGTCCTTCGATTTGCACGGCGGTCAAATCTTCCGGGTCAGAGCCGATCTTGTCGGGACCTTTCTTCCAAGGTGGGCTCTGCATTGGCTTAATCAAATCGACGAGATAGCCGTCCCTGTTTACAGCACGGAACGTCTGCTTGGCGCGTTCGAAGCTGGTGTCCACTCGCTTGAGTATCTTCAGGAGCGATGACTCGGAGACGTCGTCGTCCGCGAAAAACATAAGCCCGCCGCGCGCGTCGAACAGCAGATCGATGTCTTCAGTCGTGGCCAAGCCCGGATCGAGTCTGACACCGGAAGAGGCTTCATATCCGTAGATCGCGTTCGTCCCGAGAATCCGAATGCCAGAACCTAACATTCCGAAGCTGTCGAGAGCGCGCATGATCCGGGCTCCGATCAACGGTACACGACCCAAGCCGAGCGCACGATTGACTGCGGCCTGCCGCTCCATGGTGTCGCGCAAGTTCTTTACGCGGTCGTCTGCCGCAGCGCGTTTAGCTTCGAAGTCGGCCTTCATCTTTTCAGTTTCGGGGGAACGCGGGCCCAGCGAGGCTTGCTTCCGGAGCCCGGCTTTGTCGTAGTAGCTCCGGACGAGGTATTCGCGGCCCTTGGACTCCACCCAGGTCAGGGAACCGCGATGAGTATCGTACGCCTCCTTGGCATCTCGCAGGGCCTGAAAGCGCTGCTGGCTATTGACCACCTCGCGGCGCTGATCATTGTTAAGCTCTTGAAAATCCATGGTTTCAACACTTCGATCAGTTTTAGTTGCCCTACTGTTGAAACCCTATTTATCATTGAAAACCAAAGGTTTCAACAGCTCCATCGCGCATGACGCCAAACTGTTGAAACCGGGAACTTCGTCTCCCTTCATCGCGCTTTGCTACCCCCCTCCACCAAACCGGCGGTCCAGCGCCTGTCTATCGGTTTCCTCTTCCGCGCGCGCAACATCGCGGTCTAATTGATAGATCAGATCTGCCAAGTGCGATCGTCCAACGAAGGCACTAGGTCGACCGCTTCGTTTTCGATCACCCGCAGGGAGAGGCCTTTTTCGTAGTGCCTGAAAGCTTCTCTCAGATGTTTCGGCAGCCATCGTTCTTAGCTGGCAAGGTCGACCCGGTGAGCGCTGTCGTACCGGCCCCGGGCACAACGGCTACGGAGGAGTGCCTAATAGTCCTCGGCCCGCTTAGCTCGGGCTCTGGCCAGACGCGCTTGTTTGGAGATGGCGCTCCTCAGTTCGCGGAGTGCGTGTAGCTCGGCCGTTGCCGCGCATTCCCCAAACGCGACGTATTCTCGATCAAGGGTACGCGCCAGGTAGACGTGTTTCTCGGTCAAGCGCCCTTGTGGCTCTTGACGAAGCGAGCTTCCCACATGTCGACGGCGATGCGCGATGCCACGCCCGGCAATATCTCGGAGTTGACCCGCCTCAGTCTGAGCGGGTGGTGCTTCGGCACCAAGTGCAGCCCTGCATCGAAGACGTGGTTCGCCGAAAGCGGGTGTACGCGAAGAACGTTGCGATTGAACAATGCGCAATCATCGTCGTGATTGTCCGTCACCTGCACGATCCAATCGATTGGCCTCGACGGCATCATCCGCCTGACCAAAGTTGCAAGATTCTCGTCCGCGAATTCCGGCATCGGCACTCCCTCGCTTCCGCGTTTCTGCTCTTCGTAAGACTTCCAGAGATTTAACGGAGGGCGCCGACGGCCTTCCCGTCGGGCTGGCCGTCGGTTCGTCCTGAGCGAACAGTATGAAAGGCGACGCACGACCTCGTCGCTGCATCAACGAATTGTTTTCGATGAAAGGCTTTGTCATGGCCGCTGTCTTCTGATGGCTTAAATTGTAGCCATCCCGCCAAGCGGCCGTTCAAAGATTCGACCTCATCGTCGCCGGGAGCAACACGACTCCGATCGCCTGACGGGCCGCCGCGCCGCGGAAGCAATCCGAAAAGTCGCCTCCCCTTTCACCTTAGCCCGGAGATTACCGATCCGGCAAACGGCCGCAAGAAATTCACCATCGAGTTTCGTCGACAGCTTCTCGCCGAACTCCGCACGGTTCCAGCAGGCAAACCATGTACAAGCTGCGCGACAAGACAAGGGCCGCCCGCAACAAGCTGATCGCCCGTGCCGATCACAATGCGATCCGGAAGGGCGTGCCGCTTGGCTATGCCACTTGGCCGGAGTGGGACGAGTTCTGGTCTGCCCTGACGACATTCGTCCGTGTGCTGAACGAAACGGTGCTTGAGACGCCGTTCGAAATCGACATCACCGGGGTTTCCGGGCGACACTGAAATGCTTTTGAAGGCGCTTCGGCAAAGCGGCAATTCGAGACGCTGCTTGCGAGCAGAGTCAAAGCCGTTCAGCAGGCTCGCTGGCACTGGCGATGCCCCCAGCTTCTATTGAGCGAGGGATTTGAAGCAGGCTTGCATGTCGTCCTCCGCCTTGCGGATCTGATTGGCTATTGCCTTGGCGCGAACTCCGACCGGATGCCTGTCGATATTGTAATCATAGGCAGATAAGCTCTCGCTTGAGGCGACCCGCATGGCCGGCACTTGGATCACGACTGAGCTTAAGCTGTTACACTGCTGAATGAACTTATCCAGGACCGCTTTGCCCATTGTTCTATCCGCTTCAGGAAGCTCCGACATCTTGTTCTGGAGCGTCTTGAGGTAGGATTGCCAGGGCCTGACCGTCTGTACCGGTACGCCCTTGTCGTACCAGTCTGTCTGTATTTTCAATTCCACAACGTCCAGCTCCGATAGAAGGGTCGCCTTGCTGACCAGTATCTTTTCCCGAACGAGCGAGAACGTCGTGCCGACGAGCTGGGCACCGAGTTCCTGCACTTGCTTGGCGTAAGCTTGTTGCGCGATCTGGAGCTCGGCAATCTGCCGTTCCAGCGTGGCTTTCTGTTCGGTCAAGCTGCTCAAGCTCACCTGGCTTTCCGCAATGGAGCGCTGCAGGTCCTTTTCGGTCTGCTCCAGGCTCACAATACGTATATTGCGCAATGCCAACTCCGATTGGAGGTAGCTCACGAACGCCTGCGAGGTCTTCGAAAAGAAGAACCCGTAAATGGCCAAGATGGCCAGCGCCACGGCGCAGAGCGCAGATATGATCTGCGAAATGTTTCCCCATTCCGGGCGCCGTGTCTCTTGGCCCAAGCCTCACCTCCGCCACGTCTGCTCGAGTTCGTCGTCGAACCACATCTCAGCGTCGTAGTCCGCTCCCATGCGGGAGCGGAAATTCAGGAAGTGCGAATAGTGGTTGCTGGAGAGCCACGTTTTGAACGCAGAGAAGCTCGGATGCTTACGGTCCTCTTCGGCAAGCGTGTCATACCACGTCGTTGCCAAAGCTCGAACTGCGCGCTCTGATTCGGCCTTTGCCATGACCTGACTTAGCAAAAAAAATTGGATGCCGGTTGATCGAACCTAAATGCCGGGTTGTCACACCGGCAATTTACGGTGCACTCACATGCCGCGCGGCTTGCGCGGCTGCATCGTAGATCTCGACTTGCAGCATGGGAAATCGGCGCTTCAAATCCTGCGCCCCACCTTCTACGCCGTCTCTGGTCGCGAACTCGGCTTTCACGTGACCATCGACGATGATTGCATACCCGCTCGCAGGTAAATTAAGGCCAGGTTTCGACATTCTTCAGATCGCCAGGAAGTTATACCGTGTTTTGTGCTTAGAGTGAGTCTCCCAGCTGGGGCAAGTCGCTC
Protein-coding sequences here:
- a CDS encoding YbgC/FadM family acyl-CoA thioesterase, whose amino-acid sequence is MTGSLDGEIRDGRHQMRVRVFFEDTDSGQIVYHANFLRFMERGRTNYLRLLGMNQQELLKEARRDAPGFAFVVRSMSIDFLKPAILDDLLEVVTVPEDVRGASITLLQECRRADDLLVTARVRVAFISGGKAQRIPKALRLAMEGA
- a CDS encoding nucleotidyltransferase domain-containing protein — encoded protein: MDFQELNNDQRREVVNSQQRFQALRDAKEAYDTHRGSLTWVESKGREYLVRSYYDKAGLRKQASLGPRSPETEKMKADFEAKRAAADDRVKNLRDTMERQAAVNRALGLGRVPLIGARIMRALDSFGMLGSGIRILGTNAIYGYEASSGVRLDPGLATTEDIDLLFDARGGLMFFADDDVSESSLLKILKRVDTSFERAKQTFRAVNRDGYLVDLIKPMQSPPWKKGPDKIGSDPEDLTAVQIEGLDWLQNAPAFEAVAIDEKGEPVRIVAPDPRVWAAHKLWLSRRADREPLKRQRDAAQAEAVGALVANYLTHLPFDAEQLRMLPKEVVDSAEPLFVKKDTAARA
- a CDS encoding DUF2235 domain-containing protein produces the protein MQGQTSRASAGRDHDLALCIADEIKYQALAIDEHRNDFAPTLWDVRHPKHPNSIAQPRPLSGVEQRWFVGAHANVGGG
- a CDS encoding type IV toxin-antitoxin system AbiEi family antitoxin domain-containing protein, with the protein product MLELLKELPNSESFHQADMRNLSPRKLQKLLDDCRSVKVKKAVLLV
- a CDS encoding glycosyl hydrolase 108 family protein — encoded protein: MEVENLSACLAVALKYEGGYSNTRNDPGNWTGGQLGIGALKGTKYGIAAHVYPALKIKNLTLEDAKSTYERDIGESAR
- a CDS encoding S10 family peptidase: MLFDLTALRQIPLALALLACSVTGSAGADDPPPRPDAQTPVGQKGGPGARNASAPTSPSGAEQHRLPPDSTIKQTLELPGRTLRFIATAGSIPVFDHKGEPQADIAYTSYQLDGTDRLTRPVTFLFNGGPGSSSAWLQFGSAGPWRLPIDAETVTASASPEVRPNAETWLDFTDLVFIDPVGTGYSRFVATGENVPGQFYSVDGDASSIALVIRRWLEKHERLSSPKYVAGESYGGIRGPKVVRNLQMEQGVGVKGLILLSPLFNYREFTSTSLLGFVATLPSYVAVAREAKGEDRGTVKRADLADVEAYARGEFLADLIKGEADEEATNRLADKVAALTGIDKAVSRRLAGRFDRGEFRREFDRKSGKVTGGYDASVRGLDPYPDSDSYRFGDPSGDALAAPLSSAAVDVLTRKLNWRPDGSYKLLNRAVTRAWNFGHQSLPESLSELREILATDAKMNVMVGHGLFDIVTPYFGSKLALDQLPPFASAPRVKLAVYPGGHMFYSRDASRQAFRAEVESMMK